From a region of the Palaeococcus ferrophilus DSM 13482 genome:
- the wtpB gene encoding tungstate ABC transporter permease WtpB yields MRRDYTLYLFAALGSFLIIYIALPLVVIFLKQVADPGMLVKTLQDPLVIESLRNSLLTATATALIALLFGVPLGYVLARREFRGKSLAQALVDVPIVIPHSVVGIMLLVTFSNAILDSYTGIIAVMLFVSAPFTINASRDGFLAVDEKLEHVARTLGASRLRAFFSVSLPMAFPSIASGAIMTWARAISEVGAILIVAYYPKTAQVLVMEYFNNYGLRASRPISVVLIALSLTIFVLLRWLVGRSKNA; encoded by the coding sequence ATGCGCAGGGACTACACGCTCTACCTCTTCGCCGCACTTGGGAGCTTTCTAATCATCTACATAGCCCTTCCCCTAGTCGTCATTTTCCTCAAGCAGGTCGCTGACCCGGGCATGCTCGTAAAAACGCTCCAAGATCCGCTGGTTATCGAGTCCCTCCGCAACTCCCTCCTCACCGCGACGGCCACGGCACTCATAGCGCTCCTCTTCGGCGTCCCCCTGGGCTACGTCCTGGCCAGGAGGGAGTTTAGGGGGAAGAGCCTCGCCCAGGCTCTCGTGGACGTGCCCATAGTCATCCCCCACTCCGTCGTCGGCATAATGCTCCTCGTCACGTTCTCAAACGCCATCCTCGACAGCTACACGGGCATAATAGCTGTCATGCTCTTCGTTTCTGCTCCATTCACGATAAACGCCTCCCGCGACGGGTTCCTTGCCGTTGATGAAAAGCTAGAGCACGTCGCGAGAACCCTCGGAGCTTCCAGGCTGAGGGCCTTCTTCTCCGTCTCTCTGCCCATGGCGTTCCCCTCGATAGCGAGCGGGGCGATAATGACGTGGGCGAGGGCCATAAGCGAGGTCGGTGCGATACTGATAGTCGCCTACTACCCCAAGACCGCCCAGGTTCTCGTCATGGAGTACTTCAACAACTACGGGCTGAGGGCCTCAAGGCCCATCTCCGTAGTTCTCATAGCGCTCAGTCTCACGATATTCGTGCTCCTGCGCTGGCTCGTCGGGAGGTCAAAAAATGCTTGA
- the wtpC gene encoding tungstate ABC transporter ATP-binding protein WtpC: protein MALRVEEVSKDYREFRLRDITFSVEQGEHFIILGPSGAGKTVLLEVIAGIIEPDRGSVYLNGEDVTTLPPEKRGLAYIPQNYALFPHMSVFDNIAFGLRLRKFPKAEIERKVRETAEVLGIDHLLGRRPKTLSGGESQRVAIARALVVEPPLVLMDEPFANLDVQTRGKLIGEMKRWRRELGFTALHVTHSFEEAVSLGDRVGVMLNGRLVQVGSVREVFSRPAGEEVARFLGFENIIEGVAEGRTLKANGVEIELPVEAKGRVRVGLRPEDIILSLEPVRTSARNEFKAVVDSVEELGALVRVHLLVGNLPLRAFITRSSMLEMGIEKGRTVYVGFKVTALHVF, encoded by the coding sequence ATGGCCCTCAGGGTTGAGGAAGTCTCTAAGGACTACAGAGAGTTCCGCCTGCGGGACATCACCTTCAGCGTAGAGCAGGGTGAGCACTTCATAATCTTGGGCCCGAGCGGAGCGGGTAAGACGGTTCTGCTCGAAGTTATAGCCGGCATCATTGAGCCAGACCGGGGAAGCGTTTACCTGAACGGTGAGGACGTAACGACCCTCCCTCCCGAGAAGCGCGGTCTGGCTTACATCCCCCAGAACTACGCCCTCTTCCCGCACATGAGCGTCTTCGACAACATAGCCTTCGGGCTGAGGCTTAGGAAGTTCCCAAAGGCTGAAATCGAGAGAAAAGTAAGGGAAACCGCTGAAGTCCTTGGCATAGACCACCTCCTCGGAAGAAGGCCTAAGACACTGAGCGGGGGGGAAAGCCAGCGCGTGGCAATAGCGAGAGCTCTGGTGGTTGAACCGCCCCTAGTCCTCATGGATGAGCCCTTCGCGAACCTCGACGTCCAAACAAGGGGAAAGCTCATCGGCGAGATGAAGCGCTGGAGGAGAGAGCTCGGCTTCACGGCTCTGCACGTCACCCACTCCTTCGAGGAGGCTGTGAGTCTGGGTGACCGCGTGGGGGTTATGCTTAATGGAAGGCTCGTCCAGGTCGGGAGCGTGAGGGAGGTCTTCTCGAGGCCTGCGGGTGAAGAGGTTGCCCGCTTTTTGGGTTTTGAGAACATAATAGAAGGTGTTGCCGAAGGGAGGACGCTGAAGGCCAACGGCGTTGAGATAGAGCTCCCCGTTGAGGCAAAGGGTAGAGTCCGCGTTGGTTTAAGGCCGGAGGACATAATACTGTCCCTTGAGCCCGTTAGGACCTCCGCTAGGAACGAATTCAAAGCTGTTGTTGATTCCGTTGAGGAGCTCGGAGCCCTCGTTAGGGTGCACCTCCTCGTTGGGAACCTCCCTCTCAGGGCATTCATCACGCGCTCGTCCATGCTTGAGATGGGGATAGAGAAGGGAAGGACCGTCTACGTCGGCTTCAAGGTGACCGCTCTCCACGTGTTCTGA
- a CDS encoding AAA family ATPase, which translates to MHTKRKSLKKSIKILKEAYPEVEGFSPLFKSNKWILHVETKYGVYPYYLMGEGFKNAMIIAFLSSLLRGGYLLIDSAEAFHHPKSLRIMAKALVKGAKENNVQVFLTTHSLELIDMLIKYGLESKVDGRVIYMKRENGKMTASVETFEESQKLREALGLDLRG; encoded by the coding sequence TTGCATACGAAGAGAAAGTCGTTAAAAAAAAGCATAAAAATTCTCAAGGAGGCCTATCCGGAAGTTGAAGGATTTAGTCCGTTATTTAAATCAAATAAATGGATACTTCACGTAGAGACCAAATATGGGGTTTATCCCTATTACTTGATGGGTGAAGGATTCAAAAACGCCATGATTATAGCTTTTCTGTCCTCGCTTTTAAGAGGAGGGTACCTTCTCATAGACTCTGCTGAAGCTTTTCACCACCCCAAATCACTGAGAATCATGGCTAAGGCCCTAGTTAAGGGGGCAAAAGAAAACAACGTCCAAGTGTTTCTAACTACCCACAGCCTTGAGCTTATCGACATGCTGATCAAATATGGCTTAGAAAGCAAGGTTGACGGAAGGGTGATTTACATGAAGCGCGAGAATGGAAAAATGACAGCCTCTGTGGAGACATTTGAAGAATCACAGAAACTAAGAGAAGCCCTAGGACTAGACCTGAGGGGATGA
- the folP gene encoding dihydropteroate synthase, whose product MKFAGIDLSEPRVMGVINVSPESFYKGSVKRDEGALVETVIRMVEDGASFIDIGAKSTAPYLETQIPVEEEIERAVWAIKTIRDHVEVPISIDTTSARVAEEALKAGANIINDVTGLKGDPDMAKVAADHGVPVVLCAHGSVRNLSDPVHTVMDMLQESLTIAGNAGIEEVALDPAIGFLRPEWPPWYEWDSKVLANLNVLKALGRPLLVGVSRKSFIGAITGRKDPSERLPGSLSATAIAVWNGANIIRAHDVRETLDAIRVAEFIRHFRP is encoded by the coding sequence ATGAAGTTCGCGGGAATTGACCTCTCGGAACCTAGGGTAATGGGTGTGATAAACGTCTCCCCCGAGAGCTTCTACAAGGGAAGCGTGAAGAGGGACGAGGGCGCTCTCGTTGAAACCGTCATCCGGATGGTGGAGGATGGCGCTTCCTTCATAGACATAGGGGCAAAGTCCACCGCGCCGTACCTCGAAACACAGATACCCGTGGAGGAGGAGATAGAGAGGGCGGTGTGGGCCATAAAGACGATACGCGACCACGTGGAGGTCCCGATAAGCATAGACACGACGAGTGCAAGGGTCGCGGAGGAGGCCCTCAAAGCTGGGGCGAATATAATCAACGACGTGACGGGGCTTAAGGGCGACCCGGATATGGCGAAGGTTGCCGCTGACCACGGTGTTCCAGTGGTGCTCTGCGCCCACGGAAGCGTCAGGAACCTGAGCGACCCCGTCCACACCGTGATGGACATGCTCCAGGAGAGCCTCACCATTGCGGGGAACGCGGGGATAGAGGAGGTTGCGCTCGACCCGGCGATAGGCTTCCTCCGGCCGGAGTGGCCCCCCTGGTACGAGTGGGACTCAAAAGTTCTAGCCAACCTCAATGTGCTCAAGGCCCTTGGAAGACCGCTCCTCGTTGGAGTGTCGCGCAAGTCCTTCATAGGTGCCATAACCGGGAGAAAAGACCCCTCGGAGAGGCTCCCCGGAAGTCTGAGCGCCACGGCAATAGCCGTATGGAACGGTGCAAACATCATAAGGGCCCACGACGTGAGGGAGACCCTGGATGCCATAAGGGTAGCTGAGTTCATAAGGCACTTCAGACCATGA
- a CDS encoding DUF3226 domain-containing protein: MKIRLLLLEGRTDVNFFLPIIKKLYGFHEINCENLPISEGGSKNRELSKAICLSKNGVQLVVWHTNGKDNLKNALRLIFRAVERFENKPAIIGVARDVDTEEDILNWAKSTLQGGGFEPEVKDSYLLVNGIKIVPFGIGDVDFDAKDIDIKKELELLLALLAKRESSLSKLGNSISQLSNDLGRKLTPKDVMHLLAIARKYKGDSMSGLYRNFIETLVRRNRELVEEFLDESRLRTFLDTIAR, translated from the coding sequence ATGAAGATTAGACTTCTGCTTTTGGAAGGTAGAACGGATGTTAATTTCTTTCTTCCTATAATAAAGAAACTCTATGGATTCCATGAGATCAACTGTGAAAATCTGCCAATTTCGGAAGGGGGTTCAAAAAATAGAGAATTATCAAAGGCTATCTGTCTGAGTAAAAACGGTGTCCAGCTGGTTGTTTGGCACACCAATGGAAAGGATAACCTCAAAAATGCCCTTAGATTGATTTTCAGAGCAGTGGAGAGATTTGAGAATAAACCCGCTATCATTGGGGTTGCAAGGGACGTTGATACTGAGGAAGACATTCTAAACTGGGCTAAGAGCACTTTGCAGGGGGGAGGCTTTGAGCCTGAAGTAAAAGATAGTTATCTCCTGGTAAATGGGATAAAGATCGTTCCATTCGGAATTGGAGATGTTGATTTTGATGCAAAGGACATCGACATAAAAAAAGAACTCGAGCTCTTACTAGCTCTCCTCGCTAAGAGGGAAAGTAGCCTCTCAAAGCTGGGGAATTCTATAAGTCAGCTCAGCAATGACTTAGGAAGGAAGCTCACTCCAAAAGACGTCATGCATCTCTTGGCAATTGCCAGAAAATACAAAGGAGACTCCATGTCGGGACTATATAGAAACTTTATCGAGACATTGGTCAGAAGAAACCGTGAGCTCGTTGAGGAGTTTCTAGATGAGTCGAGGTTGAGGACATTTTTAGACACCATTGCTCGGTGA
- a CDS encoding glycosyltransferase — protein MLWVFLIPVLLWDGYFFINYIISLFKYYRIREWWPKVSILIPAHNEGGKVVDALKAALNQDYPDFEVILVDDGSEDDTYARASTIRDPRLRVYRREHGGKAKALNFALSVSRGEVVVTADADGHLEKNAVKELVMRFYSDDVVGVGGQVRVFGSSFLERAQDAEHLRIAMFRRAKEMEDLSVAPGPISAFRREGLERIGGFVEDVVEDYATTKALKKLGRVVYAPNARVWTEMPQSLRMLWLQRKRWFLGDLKNLGGGFTKEWGFLLLGDVVALFDVVAPPLFLLSGHFALFSLWWLFEVTTMLVPTLMEGGALLNALLFPAIMWFWALFYLTLHVYGYTRKLAGKL, from the coding sequence ATGCTGTGGGTATTCCTGATTCCAGTGCTCCTCTGGGATGGCTACTTTTTCATCAACTACATAATTAGCCTTTTCAAGTATTACCGAATTAGGGAGTGGTGGCCGAAGGTCAGCATACTCATTCCCGCTCACAACGAGGGGGGGAAGGTCGTTGACGCTCTGAAGGCCGCCTTAAATCAGGACTATCCGGATTTTGAGGTAATCCTCGTTGATGATGGGAGTGAGGACGATACCTACGCGAGGGCGTCCACCATTAGGGACCCCAGGCTTAGGGTTTACCGCAGGGAGCACGGGGGGAAAGCAAAGGCCCTGAACTTTGCCCTATCCGTGTCAAGGGGGGAGGTGGTGGTTACGGCCGATGCCGACGGCCACCTTGAGAAAAACGCGGTTAAGGAGCTTGTAATGCGCTTCTATTCGGATGACGTCGTGGGTGTCGGTGGGCAGGTGCGCGTGTTTGGGAGTTCGTTCCTCGAAAGGGCGCAGGACGCGGAGCACCTGAGGATAGCCATGTTCAGAAGAGCCAAGGAGATGGAGGACTTAAGTGTCGCCCCCGGTCCCATATCTGCCTTCAGGAGAGAGGGACTCGAGAGGATAGGCGGCTTCGTTGAGGACGTCGTTGAGGACTACGCCACAACTAAGGCGCTGAAAAAGCTTGGAAGAGTTGTTTACGCACCAAACGCCAGAGTCTGGACGGAGATGCCCCAGAGCCTGAGAATGCTGTGGCTTCAGAGAAAGCGCTGGTTCCTGGGTGATTTGAAGAACCTCGGCGGTGGCTTCACAAAGGAGTGGGGCTTTCTGCTACTCGGCGATGTTGTGGCTCTGTTCGATGTTGTCGCCCCGCCCCTGTTCCTGCTATCTGGCCATTTCGCGCTCTTCTCCCTCTGGTGGCTCTTTGAGGTCACTACGATGCTCGTGCCCACGCTCATGGAGGGCGGCGCTCTCTTAAACGCCCTTCTTTTCCCCGCCATTATGTGGTTCTGGGCGCTTTTTTACCTCACGCTCCATGTATACGGCTATACCCGTAAACTGGCTGGGAAGCTCTGA
- a CDS encoding type I restriction endonuclease, translating into MIGTIMHVVEKVEKHRALYEGNEEAVKQHLIGEIFSTLGWDWSNPHEVRPEYRTEEGRADYALILDGKVVAYVEAKNLGVDVFKKTKPLHQLGKYCFSQGVSYGILTNGVQWVVIKAFEEGTPIEERVLFRVNLEGESPTKSALKLSLLSKDNIVNLGTLGSYLKSLEESFKGLRKAGFSEEVLIEYLKSVTSPPREFWRGITRLKNVKSHTRRPKSLYVYEGFWRRLDFEGESWRGAFRAVVRYLLENREIEPQERRELETVFKYMDKLGIDSSKAFLLLKEVEDYFGLDIGVEF; encoded by the coding sequence ATGATAGGCACCATAATGCACGTCGTCGAGAAGGTCGAAAAGCACAGGGCGCTGTACGAGGGTAACGAGGAGGCCGTTAAGCAGCACCTAATTGGCGAGATATTCTCCACCCTCGGCTGGGACTGGTCAAACCCCCATGAGGTTCGCCCCGAATACAGGACGGAGGAGGGTAGGGCTGACTACGCTCTCATTCTCGACGGAAAGGTCGTGGCCTACGTGGAGGCCAAGAACCTCGGGGTTGACGTCTTCAAGAAGACCAAACCCCTCCACCAGCTGGGCAAGTACTGCTTCTCCCAGGGCGTGAGCTACGGCATTCTGACGAACGGCGTCCAGTGGGTGGTTATAAAGGCCTTTGAGGAGGGCACGCCCATAGAAGAGAGGGTTCTTTTCAGGGTTAACCTCGAAGGGGAGTCCCCCACGAAGAGCGCCCTCAAGCTCTCCCTCCTGAGCAAGGACAACATAGTGAACCTCGGAACCCTCGGCTCCTACTTAAAGAGCCTTGAAGAGAGCTTTAAGGGCCTTAGGAAGGCGGGTTTTTCGGAGGAAGTTCTCATAGAGTACCTGAAGTCCGTGACGTCCCCGCCCCGGGAGTTCTGGAGGGGCATAACCCGTCTCAAGAACGTGAAGAGCCACACCCGGAGACCCAAGTCTCTCTACGTTTACGAAGGCTTCTGGAGGAGGCTCGATTTTGAAGGTGAAAGCTGGCGGGGCGCCTTCCGGGCGGTTGTGAGGTACCTCCTCGAAAACCGCGAGATCGAGCCTCAGGAAAGGAGGGAGCTTGAAACGGTTTTCAAATACATGGACAAGCTCGGAATAGATTCCTCCAAGGCCTTTCTCCTCCTCAAGGAGGTGGAGGACTACTTCGGTCTCGACATAGGTGTTGAATTTTAG
- a CDS encoding AAA family ATPase, which produces MLMITSLRIENFRGIEKLKLNNLGQINVIAGKNNAGKSSVLEALSLFLAAFGGGQSVRSFLQEILIWRGWYGHQAIEDLFFTKAELAKIISVQKGTSWELVLKNEIAGLNTLPTLKVTLKQIDKEPPKLDTGVQIHHLVENSVLSSFLLSSKFDPSLNFEFITPLTLRKFGYVESLYSIAYEEKVVKKKHKNSQGGLSGS; this is translated from the coding sequence ATGCTTATGATAACCTCTCTTAGAATTGAGAATTTTAGAGGCATAGAGAAATTGAAGCTAAATAATCTTGGCCAAATTAACGTAATTGCAGGTAAAAACAATGCAGGTAAATCGAGTGTGCTTGAAGCGCTATCTCTTTTTTTAGCTGCTTTTGGAGGAGGTCAGTCAGTTAGGAGTTTTCTTCAAGAAATCCTAATATGGCGTGGATGGTATGGACATCAGGCTATAGAGGACTTATTCTTTACAAAGGCAGAACTTGCAAAGATTATATCTGTACAGAAGGGTACTTCGTGGGAACTCGTGCTAAAAAATGAGATAGCAGGACTCAACACACTGCCCACGCTTAAAGTTACACTAAAGCAGATTGATAAGGAGCCGCCAAAGTTGGATACTGGAGTTCAGATTCATCATCTTGTTGAGAACAGTGTATTATCCTCATTCCTGCTCTCATCAAAATTCGACCCCAGTCTTAATTTTGAATTCATAACCCCTCTGACTCTCCGTAAGTTTGGATACGTTGAGAGCCTTTATTCCATTGCATACGAAGAGAAAGTCGTTAAAAAAAAGCATAAAAATTCTCAAGGAGGCCTATCCGGAAGTTGA
- the wtpA gene encoding tungstate ABC transporter substrate-binding protein WtpA: MKLKYVVPLFLLVVVTAGCIGSERAGGSGKEVTLVVFHAGSLSVPFQELEKEFSDYAERELGVKVTFQDEASGSVKAVRKVTDLGKKADIVAVADYTLIPQLMVPNYTDFYVLFATNEKVISFTDESKYSDEINSDNWYEILARPDVTFGFSDPNQDPSGYRSVMVMKLADIYYGKPVFEELVEKNTNIRANGTSIYAPKEIQVVGSKVVIRPKETDLVGLVESGSLDYFFIYKSVAEQHNLSYITLPDEINLKDFSKADYYSQVEITLGSTGKTIKAKPIVYGVTVTKDAPNRELAMEFLKFLLGNEGKKVFKENHQDFLNPPVAFGNVPEEIKDLVKVKG; encoded by the coding sequence ATGAAGCTGAAATACGTGGTTCCCCTGTTTCTCCTGGTTGTCGTCACCGCCGGCTGCATCGGTTCAGAGAGGGCCGGTGGGTCTGGTAAAGAGGTAACCCTCGTGGTATTCCACGCGGGCTCACTGAGCGTCCCCTTCCAGGAGCTGGAGAAGGAGTTCTCGGATTACGCGGAGAGGGAACTCGGCGTCAAGGTCACGTTCCAGGACGAGGCCAGCGGCAGCGTCAAAGCCGTCAGAAAGGTCACCGACCTCGGGAAGAAGGCGGACATTGTAGCGGTTGCGGATTACACGCTCATCCCCCAGCTGATGGTGCCCAACTACACCGACTTCTACGTGCTATTCGCCACGAACGAGAAGGTTATATCATTCACCGACGAGAGCAAGTACTCGGATGAAATAAACTCCGACAACTGGTACGAGATTCTCGCCAGGCCCGACGTTACCTTTGGCTTCAGTGACCCGAATCAGGATCCCAGTGGTTATCGCTCGGTCATGGTGATGAAGCTGGCCGACATCTACTACGGAAAGCCAGTCTTTGAGGAGCTCGTCGAGAAGAACACCAACATCCGCGCCAACGGCACGAGCATCTACGCACCGAAGGAGATACAGGTGGTGGGTAGTAAAGTAGTCATAAGGCCGAAGGAGACGGACCTCGTGGGGCTAGTGGAGTCCGGAAGCCTCGACTACTTCTTCATCTACAAGAGCGTCGCCGAGCAGCACAACCTGAGCTACATAACCCTCCCGGACGAGATAAACCTGAAGGACTTCAGCAAGGCCGACTACTACTCCCAGGTCGAGATAACCCTCGGCTCGACCGGGAAGACGATAAAGGCAAAGCCCATCGTTTACGGTGTGACCGTTACGAAGGACGCCCCCAACAGAGAGCTGGCAATGGAGTTCCTCAAGTTCCTGCTTGGAAACGAAGGCAAGAAGGTCTTCAAAGAGAACCACCAGGACTTCCTGAACCCGCCGGTGGCCTTCGGGAACGTGCCCGAAGAGATAAAAGATCTCGTGAAGGTTAAGGGGTGA